The following coding sequences are from one Armigeres subalbatus isolate Guangzhou_Male unplaced genomic scaffold, GZ_Asu_2 Contig141, whole genome shotgun sequence window:
- the LOC134202769 gene encoding uncharacterized protein LOC134202769 translates to MCCCCVTVSLNLLSNLVQRIIDCIMELIYCQRRHCPTSSTSSVQSAEDQYHCQQSSNGDDPQQPEQQPHHWREQDAAQRETKGTDPPEAMAPMMAGSGLYNVIYDTVELEPYFWAVDRPQSEEMLRGSPVGSCLVRPFKTQHPHIRYILSVHAAGVYFHLFIRLTAPNRMYALGLVKRKERQFKFPSDIVQYYQTHRLECSSSAAGAKFRLHLLPIVNSDNRSEGCLETRCEGDVITQQQTK, encoded by the exons ATGTGCTGCTGTTGCGTTACCGTTTCGCTAAACTTGCTCTCCAATTTAGTGCAACGCATCATCGATTGCATAATGGAACTGATCTACTGCCAGCGTCGCCACTGTCCAACGTCGTCCACGAGTAGTGTTCAATCAGCCGAAGATCAATACCACTGCCAACAGTCATCAAACGGTGATGATCCACAACAACCCGAGCAGCAACCGCATCATTGGCGTGAGCAAG ATGCCGCACAACGAGAAACGAAGGGCACTGACCCGCCAGAAGCGATGGCACCGATGATGGCGGGGTCTGGCTTGTACAACGTGATCTACGACACCGTGGAGCTGGAACCGTACTTCTGGGCAGTGGACCGGCCGCAGAGTGAGGAAATGCTACGAGGAAGTCCGGTTGGAAGCTGTTTGGTTAGACCGTTCAAGACGCAG CATCCTCACATCCGCTACATCCTTTCGGTGCACGCTGCCGGCGTCTACTTTCACCTGTTCATTCGCCTGACCGCTCCGAATAGAATGTACGCGCTCGGACTCGTAAAAAGGAAGGAGCGCCAGTTTAAGTTCCCCTCCGATATCGTGCAGTACTATCAAACTCATCGTCTGGAATGTAGCAGTAGTGCTGCTGGTGCCAAATTCAGGCTCCATTTATTGCCGATCGTTAACAGTGACAACCGGTCCGAGGGTTGTCTCGAAACTCGATGCGAAggagatgtgataacgcaacagcAAACAAAGTAA